Proteins encoded by one window of Brevibacterium atlanticum:
- a CDS encoding AI-2E family transporter, with amino-acid sequence MIAVTMAGLAYALMFFRGLQDIVAPVFLALNFYIVVYPVQRILTRFKVPRAIGACISVILVLCMIIAFFGLTAWSVAELVILIPSYSNELVYTYQSTLALLSDIGVTSSVIQQQLSAFDVRSVLDAIYPLLTNLSSVAGLLTTVIMAVFFVAMDSMGIDKRMAMLLRVKPSLSASIGDFAVGVRRYWVVATVFGLIVAFLDVIALAIIDVPLIWVWGVLAFLTNYIPNIGFVIGLVPPALLALVDSGWQSALWVVIAYSVLNFVIQAIIQPKFTGESVGVTPLISFLSLLFWVWILGWLGALLALPATLLLKALLVDADPRSRWVNILLASDPDTGRRDDDAASSGADSRGNSGSDMGRNSADPSPS; translated from the coding sequence ATGATCGCGGTGACGATGGCGGGGCTGGCCTACGCGTTGATGTTCTTCCGCGGGCTCCAGGACATCGTGGCACCGGTGTTCCTCGCGCTGAACTTCTACATCGTCGTCTACCCGGTGCAGCGGATCCTCACCCGGTTCAAGGTCCCGCGCGCGATCGGCGCGTGCATCTCGGTCATCCTCGTGCTGTGCATGATCATCGCGTTCTTCGGCCTCACCGCATGGTCCGTCGCCGAACTCGTCATCCTCATCCCCAGCTACAGCAACGAACTCGTCTACACCTACCAGAGCACGCTGGCGCTGCTCTCGGACATCGGGGTGACGTCCTCGGTCATCCAACAGCAGCTCTCAGCCTTCGATGTTCGCTCCGTCCTCGACGCGATCTACCCGCTGCTGACGAATCTGTCGTCGGTTGCGGGCCTGCTGACCACGGTCATCATGGCCGTGTTCTTCGTCGCGATGGACTCGATGGGCATCGACAAGCGGATGGCGATGCTGCTGCGGGTCAAGCCCTCACTGTCGGCGTCGATCGGCGACTTCGCCGTCGGCGTGCGCCGCTACTGGGTGGTGGCGACGGTCTTCGGACTCATCGTCGCATTCCTCGACGTCATCGCGCTGGCCATCATCGATGTGCCGCTGATCTGGGTGTGGGGCGTGCTCGCGTTCCTGACGAACTACATTCCGAACATCGGATTCGTCATCGGCCTCGTCCCGCCGGCGCTGCTGGCGCTGGTCGACAGCGGCTGGCAGTCGGCACTGTGGGTGGTCATCGCCTACAGTGTGCTCAACTTCGTCATCCAAGCGATCATCCAACCGAAGTTCACCGGCGAATCGGTCGGCGTGACCCCGTTGATCTCGTTCCTCTCGCTGCTGTTCTGGGTGTGGATCCTCGGCTGGCTCGGCGCCCTGCTGGCGTTGCCGGCGACCCTCCTGCTCAAGGCGCTGCTCGTCGACGCCGACCCGCGGTCGAGATGGGTCAACATCCTGCTCGCCTCGGACCCGGATACCGGACGACGCGATGACGACGCGGCGAGTTCGGGTGCGGACAGCAGAGGAAATTCTGGTTCTGACATGGGAAGAAACTCGGCTGACCCCTCGCCCTCATGA
- a CDS encoding L-threonylcarbamoyladenylate synthase, which produces MATLLNIHPENPQNRLIEQAAESLRGGGLIAYPTDSCYALGCALENKDGIERITRIRQLGSKHHFTLMCHDFAQLGQFVIVDNSDFRAIKSMTPGPYTFIMKATKEVPRRMMHPKKHSVGARIPQNVTALALVEAMGEPILSSTLLLPGDEDPLTHAEDVMDQLGNDVDIVIESGVPGVVPTSVIDFTGGFPEVARVGAGDVSRFTDE; this is translated from the coding sequence ATGGCGACACTACTGAATATCCATCCGGAGAACCCGCAGAACCGACTGATCGAGCAGGCCGCTGAGTCCTTGAGAGGCGGAGGGCTGATCGCCTATCCCACGGACTCCTGCTATGCGCTCGGCTGCGCCTTGGAGAACAAGGACGGAATCGAGCGGATCACCCGCATACGCCAGCTCGGGTCGAAGCATCATTTCACACTGATGTGCCATGACTTCGCGCAGCTGGGACAGTTCGTCATCGTCGACAATTCGGACTTCCGCGCCATCAAGTCGATGACGCCCGGGCCGTACACGTTCATCATGAAGGCCACGAAGGAGGTTCCGCGGCGGATGATGCACCCGAAGAAGCATTCGGTCGGTGCCCGCATCCCGCAGAACGTCACTGCTCTGGCTCTCGTCGAGGCGATGGGGGAGCCGATCCTCTCCTCGACCCTGCTGCTGCCCGGCGACGAGGACCCGCTCACCCACGCCGAGGACGTCATGGACCAGCTCGGCAACGACGTCGACATCGTCATCGAATCCGGGGTCCCCGGAGTCGTGCCGACCTCCGTCATCGACTTCACCGGCGGGTTCCCCGAGGTGGCCCGCGTCGGTGCCGGCGACGTCTCCCGATTCACTGACGAGTGA